A portion of the Pseudomonas koreensis genome contains these proteins:
- a CDS encoding COX15/CtaA family protein, which translates to MAKPGFRLALFATLLALIVVLLGAYTRLTHAGLGCPDWPGCYGFISVPKSEAQLAHAELHFPDAPVEAHKGWNEMIHRYFAGTLGLLISVLAGRAWVNRRHPGQPLKLPLFLLAVVIAQAAFGMWTVTLKLWPQVVTGHLLGGFATLSLLFLLTLRLSGVLPALTVPKRLQYWATAGLLLVIGQIALGGWVSSNYAAVACIDFPTCHGQWLPPADFANGFHLTQHIGPNYLGGQLDSDARTAIHLTHRIGAMLVTVVLLGLAWQLKMVGMTRLAGLLLIALAAQITLGISNVLFHLPLPVAVAHNAGGAALLLTLVLVNYHARTSLLRVSQPVLARWRFSANKPAVAPIALKGETPWRV; encoded by the coding sequence ATGGCCAAACCTGGATTTCGCCTCGCGCTGTTTGCCACCCTGCTGGCACTGATTGTCGTGCTGCTCGGCGCCTATACGCGCCTGACCCACGCTGGCCTAGGCTGCCCGGACTGGCCGGGCTGCTACGGGTTTATCAGCGTGCCGAAAAGCGAGGCGCAACTGGCCCATGCCGAACTGCATTTCCCTGATGCGCCGGTGGAAGCGCACAAGGGCTGGAACGAGATGATCCACCGTTACTTTGCCGGCACGCTGGGTTTGCTGATTTCAGTATTGGCCGGGCGCGCGTGGGTCAATCGTCGCCATCCGGGGCAACCGTTGAAACTGCCGCTGTTTCTGCTGGCGGTGGTCATCGCCCAGGCGGCGTTCGGCATGTGGACGGTAACGCTCAAGCTCTGGCCGCAAGTGGTCACCGGGCATTTGCTCGGCGGTTTTGCCACGTTGAGCCTGCTGTTCCTGCTGACGCTGAGATTGTCCGGCGTGCTGCCGGCGCTGACGGTACCGAAACGCCTGCAATATTGGGCGACGGCGGGGCTGTTGCTGGTGATCGGCCAGATCGCATTGGGCGGCTGGGTCAGTTCCAACTATGCAGCGGTGGCCTGCATCGACTTTCCCACCTGCCATGGCCAATGGCTGCCGCCAGCGGACTTCGCCAATGGTTTTCACCTGACTCAGCATATCGGCCCGAATTATCTCGGCGGCCAACTGGATAGCGATGCGCGCACGGCGATTCATCTGACCCACCGCATCGGCGCTATGTTGGTGACGGTCGTGCTGCTGGGTCTGGCCTGGCAGTTGAAAATGGTGGGCATGACCCGGCTGGCGGGGTTGCTGCTGATCGCCCTCGCCGCGCAGATCACCCTCGGCATCAGCAACGTGCTGTTTCACCTGCCGCTGCCAGTGGCCGTCGCGCACAACGCCGGCGGGGCGGCGCTGTTGCTGACGCTGGTGCTGGTCAATTATCACGCGCGCACCAGTCTGCTGCGGGTGTCCCAACCGGTGCTGGCGCGCTGGCGCTTCAGCGCGAACAAACCTGCCGTCGCACCCATCGCATTGAAAGGAGAAACGCCATGGCGAGTCTGA
- a CDS encoding SURF1 family protein, with the protein MKRFRPGVIPTVVVALLLPLMVALGFWQLGRGAEKTALLASYAERRVAEPMASGELLGSADPAYRRVHLQGQFDPAHTLLLDNRQRGGKVGVELLQPFQDQRSGLWLLVNRGWLPWPDRRVPPQFSTPVETLTFEAWVYVAPGATFQLHADPVSHVWPQTITAVEPGKLWQTLERDGFAYELRAEPGPASYQTDWPVVAMGPEKHLGYAVQWFAMATALLGLYLYLGWHHAKEKRHGKRHESTQHV; encoded by the coding sequence ATGAAGCGCTTTCGCCCGGGCGTGATTCCCACTGTGGTGGTGGCGTTGTTGCTGCCGCTGATGGTTGCGCTGGGCTTCTGGCAACTGGGCCGGGGCGCAGAGAAAACCGCGCTGCTGGCCAGTTATGCCGAACGTCGCGTGGCCGAACCGATGGCCAGCGGCGAGTTGCTCGGCAGCGCCGACCCGGCTTATCGCCGTGTGCATCTGCAGGGTCAGTTCGACCCTGCCCACACGCTGTTGCTCGACAACCGCCAGCGGGGCGGCAAGGTCGGCGTCGAGTTGCTGCAACCGTTTCAGGACCAACGCAGCGGTCTGTGGCTGCTGGTCAATCGCGGCTGGTTGCCTTGGCCCGACCGGCGTGTGCCGCCGCAATTCAGCACGCCGGTCGAGACGCTGACATTTGAAGCCTGGGTCTATGTCGCCCCCGGCGCGACGTTTCAGTTGCACGCCGACCCGGTCAGCCATGTCTGGCCGCAAACCATCACTGCCGTCGAGCCGGGCAAGTTGTGGCAAACCCTGGAGCGCGACGGCTTCGCCTACGAATTACGCGCCGAACCTGGCCCGGCCAGCTACCAGACCGATTGGCCGGTAGTCGCGATGGGGCCGGAAAAACACCTCGGCTATGCCGTGCAATGGTTCGCCATGGCCACGGCGTTGCTCGGTCTCTACCTCTACTTGGGCTGGCACCACGCAAAGGAGAAACGCCATGGGAAGCGCCATGAATCCACCCAGCATGTCTGA
- a CDS encoding twin transmembrane helix small protein: protein MFKAAIVLMLIATVVSLFSGLFFLVKDDSSSNRLVIALSVRVALAVVTVGLMAWGFYSGQLVSHAPW, encoded by the coding sequence ATGTTCAAAGCAGCGATCGTCCTGATGCTGATTGCCACGGTCGTCAGCCTGTTCAGCGGCCTGTTTTTCCTGGTCAAGGACGACAGCAGCTCCAATCGGCTGGTCATCGCCCTGAGTGTCCGGGTGGCACTGGCCGTGGTCACCGTCGGCCTGATGGCCTGGGGTTTCTACAGCGGCCAGTTGGTCTCGCATGCACCCTGGTAG
- a CDS encoding cytochrome c oxidase subunit 3: MATHEHYYVPAQSKWPIIATLGMFVTVYGLATWFNDLKAARPDSHGPLIFFVGGLLLAYMLFGWFGAVIKESRAGLYSPQLDRSFRWGMSWFIFSEVMFFVAFFGALFYIRVVSAPGLAGEGPKGLSEMLWPNFEYVWPLLNNPDPKLFPPPKDVISPWGLPLLNTILLVSSSVTITIAHHALKKGHRGALKLWLAITVLLGVAFLGFQAEEYIHAYKELGLTLGSGIYGATFFMLTGFHGAHVTIGTIILFVMLMRIMKGHFDNEHQFGFEAASWYWHFVDVVWIGLFFFVYVL; the protein is encoded by the coding sequence ATGGCAACTCATGAGCATTATTACGTCCCGGCCCAAAGCAAATGGCCGATCATCGCCACGCTCGGGATGTTCGTCACCGTGTACGGCCTCGCCACCTGGTTCAACGATCTGAAGGCAGCCCGCCCGGATTCCCACGGCCCGCTGATCTTTTTCGTCGGCGGCCTGCTGCTGGCGTACATGCTGTTCGGCTGGTTCGGTGCGGTGATCAAGGAAAGTCGCGCGGGGTTGTACAGCCCACAACTGGACCGCTCCTTTCGCTGGGGCATGAGCTGGTTCATCTTTTCCGAAGTGATGTTTTTCGTGGCCTTCTTCGGCGCGCTGTTCTATATCCGCGTGGTTTCCGCGCCCGGGCTGGCCGGTGAAGGTCCCAAGGGCCTGTCGGAAATGCTCTGGCCCAACTTCGAATACGTCTGGCCACTGCTCAACAATCCGGACCCGAAACTGTTCCCGCCGCCCAAGGACGTCATTAGCCCCTGGGGCCTGCCGCTGCTGAACACGATCCTGCTGGTCAGCTCCAGCGTGACCATCACCATCGCCCACCATGCGCTGAAGAAAGGCCATCGCGGCGCACTGAAACTGTGGCTGGCGATCACCGTGCTGCTGGGCGTCGCGTTTTTAGGCTTCCAGGCCGAGGAATACATCCATGCCTACAAAGAGCTGGGCCTGACCCTCGGCTCGGGCATCTACGGCGCGACGTTCTTCATGCTCACCGGATTCCACGGCGCCCACGTGACCATCGGCACGATCATTCTGTTCGTGATGCTGATGCGGATCATGAAGGGCCACTTCGACAACGAGCACCAGTTCGGTTTCGAAGCGGCGAGCTGGTATTGGCACTTCGTCGACGTCGTGTGGATCGGCTTGTTCTTCTTCGTTTACGTCCTCTGA
- a CDS encoding cytochrome c oxidase assembly protein has protein sequence MADSISLKKLVTRLLLVVVAMFVFGFALVPIYDVMCKAFGINGKTGGQYEGEQVVDTSRQVRVQFLSTNTADMPWDFYPKHDELTANPGAVNEMVFIARNPTDKPMSAQAVPSIAPSNAAAFFHKTECFCFTQQVLQPGEQIEMPVRFIVDRDMPKEVKHLTLSYTLFDITARHPPVAVNTGG, from the coding sequence ATGGCTGACTCGATCTCGCTGAAGAAACTGGTCACCCGCCTGCTCTTGGTCGTAGTGGCGATGTTCGTCTTCGGTTTCGCCCTGGTGCCGATCTACGACGTGATGTGCAAAGCCTTCGGCATCAACGGCAAGACCGGCGGCCAGTACGAGGGCGAGCAAGTCGTAGACACCTCGCGCCAGGTGCGTGTGCAGTTCCTGTCGACCAACACCGCCGACATGCCCTGGGACTTCTACCCGAAACACGACGAGCTGACCGCCAACCCCGGCGCGGTCAACGAGATGGTGTTCATCGCGCGCAACCCCACCGACAAACCGATGAGCGCGCAAGCGGTGCCCAGCATAGCGCCGAGCAATGCGGCGGCGTTTTTCCACAAGACCGAATGCTTCTGCTTTACCCAGCAGGTGCTGCAGCCCGGTGAACAGATCGAGATGCCGGTGCGTTTCATCGTTGACCGCGACATGCCCAAGGAAGTGAAGCACCTGACGCTGTCCTACACGCTGTTCGATATCACCGCCCGACATCCGCCGGTGGCTGTAAACACTGGCGGTTGA
- the ctaD gene encoding cytochrome c oxidase subunit I — MSAVIDDHGHADHAHGPAKGLMRWVLTTNHKDIGTLYLWFAFCMFLLGGSFAMVIRAELFQPGLQIVQPEFFNQMTTMHGLVMVFGAVMPAFVGLANWMIPLMVGAPDMALPRMNNFSFWLLPAAFLLLVSTLFTPGGGPNFGWTFYAPLSTTYAPESVTFFIFAIHLMGISSIMGAINVVATILNLRAPGMTLMKMPLFVWTWLITAFLLIAVMPVLAGCVTMMLMDIHFGTSFFSAAGGGDPVLFQHVFWFFGHPEVYIMILPAFGAVSQIIPTFARKPLFGYTSMVYATASIAFLSFIVWAHHMFVVGIPLVGELFFMYATMLIAVPTGVKVFNWASTMWQGSMTFETPMLFAVAFVILFSIGGFSGLMLAIAPADFQYQDTYFVVAHFHYVLVPGAIFGIFASVYYWLPKWTGHMYDETLGKLHFWLSFVGMNLTFFPMHFVGLAGMPRRIPDYNLQFADFNMVSSIGAFMFGATQIFFLFIVIKTIRGGEPAPAKPWDGAEGLEWSVPSPAPYHTFTTPPEVK; from the coding sequence ATGAGCGCTGTCATCGATGACCACGGTCACGCCGACCACGCCCACGGCCCCGCCAAAGGCCTGATGCGCTGGGTGCTGACCACCAACCACAAGGACATCGGCACGCTGTACCTGTGGTTCGCGTTCTGCATGTTCCTGCTCGGCGGCTCGTTCGCCATGGTTATTCGTGCCGAGCTGTTCCAGCCCGGCCTGCAGATCGTGCAGCCGGAATTCTTCAATCAGATGACCACCATGCACGGTCTGGTGATGGTGTTCGGTGCGGTGATGCCGGCGTTCGTCGGCCTCGCCAACTGGATGATCCCGCTGATGGTCGGCGCGCCGGACATGGCGCTGCCACGGATGAACAACTTCAGCTTCTGGCTGTTGCCGGCGGCATTTCTGCTGCTGGTGTCGACGCTGTTCACGCCGGGTGGCGGGCCGAATTTCGGCTGGACCTTTTACGCGCCGCTGTCGACGACCTATGCGCCGGAAAGCGTGACGTTCTTCATCTTCGCCATTCACTTGATGGGCATCAGTTCGATCATGGGCGCGATCAACGTGGTCGCGACCATCCTCAACCTGCGCGCGCCCGGCATGACCCTGATGAAAATGCCGCTGTTCGTCTGGACCTGGCTGATCACCGCGTTCCTGTTGATCGCTGTAATGCCAGTGCTCGCCGGGTGCGTGACGATGATGCTCATGGACATTCACTTCGGCACCAGTTTCTTCAGCGCTGCCGGCGGCGGCGACCCGGTGCTGTTCCAGCATGTGTTCTGGTTCTTCGGCCACCCCGAGGTGTACATCATGATCCTGCCGGCATTCGGCGCGGTCAGCCAGATCATCCCGACCTTCGCGCGCAAACCACTGTTCGGCTACACCTCGATGGTCTACGCCACGGCGAGCATTGCCTTCCTGTCGTTCATCGTCTGGGCGCACCACATGTTCGTGGTCGGCATTCCGCTGGTGGGCGAGTTGTTCTTCATGTACGCGACGATGCTGATCGCCGTACCGACCGGGGTGAAAGTCTTCAACTGGGCGAGCACCATGTGGCAAGGCTCGATGACCTTCGAGACGCCGATGCTGTTCGCCGTGGCGTTCGTGATCCTGTTCTCGATCGGTGGTTTCTCCGGGCTGATGCTTGCCATCGCTCCGGCGGACTTCCAGTATCAGGACACCTATTTCGTCGTCGCGCATTTCCACTATGTGCTGGTGCCCGGAGCGATCTTCGGCATCTTCGCCTCGGTCTATTACTGGCTGCCGAAGTGGACCGGGCACATGTACGACGAAACCCTCGGCAAGCTGCATTTCTGGCTGTCGTTCGTCGGCATGAACCTGACCTTCTTCCCGATGCACTTCGTCGGGCTGGCCGGGATGCCACGGCGGATCCCGGATTACAACCTGCAGTTCGCCGACTTCAACATGGTCTCGTCGATCGGCGCGTTCATGTTCGGCGCCACGCAGATCTTCTTCCTGTTCATCGTGATCAAGACCATCCGTGGCGGCGAGCCGGCCCCGGCCAAACCGTGGGACGGCGCCGAAGGGCTGGAGTGGAGCGTGCCGTCGCCGGCGCCATATCACACCTTCACCACACCACCGGAAGTGAAATGA
- the coxB gene encoding cytochrome c oxidase subunit II, with protein MMRHPHVWMGLLLWSIFSPANAAWTVNMAPGATEISHAVFDLHMTIFWICVVIGIIVFGAMFWSMMVHRRSTGQVAAKFHESTGVEIMWTIVPLLILVAMAVPATATLIKMYDTSEPDIDIQITGYQWKWHYKYLGQDVEFFSNLATPAEQIHNKEAKGEHYLLEVDKPLVLPIGAKVRFLVTSADVIHSWWVPAFAVKRDAIPGFVNEAWTRIDKPGLYRGQCAELCGKDHGFMPIVVEVKEQADYEKWLAERKAEAAQLKELTSKEWTLDELKERGDKVYHTTCVACHQAEGQGLPPMFPALKGSKIATGPIKDHLGIVFHGKPGTAMAAFGKQLSEVDIAAVVTYERNAWGNNKGDMVTPKEVLELKQAESK; from the coding sequence ATGATGCGACATCCACATGTCTGGATGGGCCTCCTGTTGTGGTCGATTTTCAGCCCGGCCAACGCGGCGTGGACTGTGAATATGGCGCCTGGAGCGACTGAAATCAGTCACGCAGTATTCGACCTGCACATGACCATTTTCTGGATCTGTGTGGTGATCGGGATCATCGTCTTCGGCGCCATGTTCTGGTCGATGATGGTGCACCGCCGCTCTACCGGCCAGGTCGCGGCGAAATTCCATGAAAGCACCGGCGTCGAGATCATGTGGACCATCGTGCCGCTGCTGATTCTGGTGGCCATGGCCGTTCCCGCCACCGCGACGCTGATCAAGATGTACGACACCAGCGAACCGGACATCGATATCCAGATAACGGGTTATCAGTGGAAGTGGCACTACAAATACCTGGGCCAGGACGTCGAGTTCTTCAGCAACCTGGCCACCCCCGCCGAGCAGATCCACAACAAGGAAGCCAAGGGCGAGCATTACCTGCTCGAAGTCGACAAGCCGTTGGTGCTGCCGATCGGCGCCAAGGTGCGCTTTCTGGTGACCTCGGCTGACGTCATTCACTCATGGTGGGTGCCGGCGTTTGCGGTCAAGCGCGATGCGATCCCCGGGTTCGTCAACGAAGCGTGGACGCGCATCGACAAGCCCGGTCTCTACCGTGGCCAGTGCGCCGAATTGTGCGGCAAGGATCACGGTTTCATGCCGATCGTGGTTGAGGTCAAGGAGCAGGCCGATTACGAAAAATGGCTCGCCGAGCGCAAGGCCGAGGCGGCGCAACTCAAAGAACTGACCAGCAAGGAATGGACCCTCGACGAGCTCAAGGAGCGCGGCGACAAGGTCTATCACACCACTTGCGTGGCCTGCCACCAGGCTGAAGGCCAGGGCCTGCCGCCGATGTTCCCGGCACTCAAGGGCTCGAAAATCGCCACCGGGCCGATCAAGGATCACTTGGGCATTGTCTTCCACGGCAAACCCGGCACCGCCATGGCGGCGTTCGGCAAGCAGTTGTCGGAAGTCGATATCGCAGCGGTGGTGACCTACGAACGTAACGCCTGGGGCAACAACAAGGGCGACATGGTCACGCCAAAAGAAGTGCTGGAGCTGAAACAGGCGGAAAGCAAATGA